In one Acomys russatus chromosome X, mAcoRus1.1, whole genome shotgun sequence genomic region, the following are encoded:
- the LOC127185121 gene encoding signal transducer CD24-like: MARATVARLGLGLLLLALSRHIYCNQTSVAPFSTNAAPNPNNATNCNALQPTVGLLALSLSLLHLYC; this comes from the coding sequence ATGGCTAGAGCGACGGTGGCAAGGCTGGGCCTGGGGTTGCTCCTTCTGGCACTATCCAGGCACATTTACTGCAACCAAACTTCTGTTGCACCATTTTCAACTAATGCTGCCCCAAATCCAAATAACGCCACCAACTGCAATGCCCTGCAGCCAACAGTCGGCCTCCttgctctctcactttctcttctacatCTCTACTGTTAG